One window from the genome of Acaryochloris thomasi RCC1774 encodes:
- a CDS encoding ABC-F family ATP-binding cassette domain-containing protein: MLRLEHISKIYPTGEILKDINWELKPGDRIGLVGVNGAGKSTQLKIIAGELEPTAGEVIRPNSLHIAYLNQEFNVQPSNTVREEFWTVFSEASQVQHKLTEVQQQMESAELDDLDALINKLDKLQRQFEALDGYGLETRIEKILPEMGFSDEDGDRLVSAFSGGWQMRICLGKILLQSPDILLLDEPTNHLDLETIEWLETYLKGLTTPMVIVSHDREFMDRLCTKIVETERGVSTTYLGNYSAYLAQKAEAQAAQLSAYEHQQKDIQKQEVFVERFRASATRSTQAKSRERQLDKIERIDAPIANVRTLKFQFPPSPRSGREVIIIEDLVKSYGEDILFLGANLLIERGDRIAILGPNGSGKSTLLHMLTGSETPDEGGIRFGEHNVIPGYFEQNQAEALDLNRTVMETIHDAVPDWKNEAVRTLLGQFLFRGETVFKKVMALSGGEKARLALAKMLLRPVNLLILDEPTNHLDIPAKEMLESALQDYDGSVVIVSHDRYFISQVATKIVEIRDGELHLFHGDYHYYLEKLEQEQEQARLTKIAAEKAEKAAAKREKKNNKKKSKAKL; the protein is encoded by the coding sequence ATGCTACGCCTAGAGCACATCAGCAAAATTTATCCCACTGGCGAAATTCTCAAAGATATCAACTGGGAGCTGAAACCTGGCGATCGCATCGGCCTCGTGGGCGTCAACGGAGCCGGGAAATCGACCCAGCTCAAGATCATTGCCGGTGAGCTAGAGCCAACCGCTGGCGAAGTCATTCGACCCAATAGCCTGCACATTGCCTATCTCAACCAAGAATTCAATGTTCAGCCCAGCAATACAGTCCGTGAAGAGTTTTGGACCGTTTTTAGTGAAGCAAGCCAGGTACAGCACAAGCTGACCGAAGTTCAGCAGCAAATGGAATCGGCTGAACTGGATGACTTAGATGCTTTAATCAACAAGCTAGACAAACTACAGCGCCAGTTTGAAGCCCTTGACGGCTACGGACTCGAAACTCGAATTGAAAAGATCCTGCCGGAGATGGGTTTTTCTGACGAAGACGGCGATCGTCTGGTGAGTGCCTTCAGTGGCGGCTGGCAGATGCGGATCTGTCTCGGAAAGATTCTTCTGCAAAGCCCAGACATTTTGCTACTGGACGAACCCACCAACCATCTTGATCTTGAGACCATCGAGTGGCTAGAAACCTATCTGAAAGGATTAACCACCCCAATGGTGATTGTCTCCCACGACAGAGAATTCATGGATCGCCTGTGTACCAAGATTGTCGAAACCGAGCGCGGCGTCTCAACTACTTATTTAGGCAACTATTCCGCTTACTTAGCGCAAAAGGCCGAGGCCCAGGCGGCCCAGTTAAGTGCTTATGAACATCAACAGAAAGACATCCAAAAGCAAGAGGTCTTTGTAGAACGATTCCGGGCCAGTGCAACCCGCAGCACCCAGGCAAAAAGTCGAGAGCGTCAGCTCGATAAGATAGAACGCATTGACGCCCCCATTGCCAATGTCCGCACGCTGAAATTTCAGTTTCCACCCTCTCCTCGCAGCGGTCGAGAGGTGATCATCATCGAAGATTTAGTAAAAAGCTACGGCGAAGATATTCTATTTCTAGGCGCGAACTTACTGATCGAAAGAGGCGATCGCATCGCTATTTTGGGTCCCAACGGTTCCGGGAAATCAACGCTGCTGCACATGCTGACTGGATCTGAGACACCAGATGAAGGCGGCATCCGGTTCGGCGAACACAACGTCATTCCAGGATATTTTGAGCAGAACCAGGCAGAAGCGCTAGACCTCAACAGAACCGTGATGGAAACGATCCATGACGCAGTCCCTGACTGGAAGAACGAAGCTGTTAGAACGCTACTGGGTCAATTTCTATTTCGTGGCGAGACCGTCTTCAAAAAAGTCATGGCGCTTAGCGGTGGCGAGAAGGCCCGTTTAGCCCTCGCAAAGATGCTGTTGCGGCCCGTGAATCTGCTCATTCTAGATGAGCCCACCAATCATCTCGATATCCCTGCCAAAGAGATGCTGGAGTCTGCCCTGCAAGACTATGACGGTAGCGTAGTAATCGTATCCCACGACCGCTACTTTATCTCTCAGGTCGCCACTAAGATTGTCGAAATTCGGGACGGTGAACTTCATCTCTTTCACGGCGACTATCACTACTATCTAGAAAAGCTAGAGCAGGAGCAAGAGCAGGCTCGATTGACCAAGATAGCGGCAGAAAAAGCAGAAAAAGCTGCCGCTAAGCGGGAGAAGAAAAACAACAAGAAAAAGTCAAAAGCTAAGCTGTAA
- a CDS encoding iron uptake porin produces MARLNLGRILFSVSLLLPVYLAAAVPANAEDKVTDASQAQEVPALSPITAESLSNPVEETAQANAEISSLSSVEQPFTLADQSIGQTTSVSDLVESTKSDSVGQVTSVSQLSDVQPTDWAFQALQSLVERYGCIAGYPNGTFRGNRSATRYEMAAALNACLDQISDRFASKADLDAVKALQDEFAAELATLRGRVDGLEARVDTVEAQQFSTTTKLSATAVFLGQFGDSSSAFDISTDGRDPGLDQLGDSRASAIAAVYMSFNTSFSGDDLLETTLFFGNGGTDIFTEASIGDTTSANGVASPLTGDRQFLNPSQNYFAGVGTEALLYRLAYTFKPIEDLAVTVAPLFYPTDIIDGNSFTSPFTGFSTWFFVNNPLITPFATNFTGGAGGGFDFNPGGGPLSFRGAYTAVNGFSAVQVDNDGGLFGDPYQATAEIEYANTFGAIDGAIRLQYTNSAVSEIEQDVIGVNAEAKFGRFGIFGRYGFSFANANGETTPIPFDTVQRGEFDAQTWQAGIGVDDLLIPGSQLAAAVGMPFINSIDSPAAGVNDEEQINIEMFYRFPVNDNITISPIFSAILNPNNSSAESDLYQGLVRVVFSF; encoded by the coding sequence ATGGCTAGACTTAATTTGGGGCGAATACTTTTCTCAGTTTCGCTGCTGCTACCTGTTTACTTAGCAGCGGCTGTTCCTGCTAACGCCGAAGATAAAGTTACGGACGCGTCGCAAGCGCAGGAAGTTCCCGCGCTGTCTCCGATAACCGCTGAGTCACTGTCAAATCCAGTAGAAGAGACTGCTCAAGCAAATGCTGAGATATCCAGTCTTTCTAGTGTTGAGCAGCCTTTCACCCTTGCCGATCAGTCCATTGGGCAAACCACCTCTGTCTCGGATTTAGTTGAATCAACAAAATCTGATTCAGTGGGGCAGGTGACCTCTGTCTCACAGCTTTCTGACGTGCAGCCGACAGATTGGGCTTTCCAAGCCCTGCAGTCTCTAGTGGAGCGCTACGGCTGTATTGCAGGGTATCCCAACGGAACCTTTAGGGGAAACCGGTCTGCCACTCGTTACGAAATGGCTGCGGCTCTCAATGCTTGTCTCGACCAGATTAGCGATCGCTTCGCTTCCAAAGCTGACTTAGATGCAGTTAAAGCGCTGCAGGATGAATTTGCGGCTGAATTAGCGACCCTCAGAGGTCGAGTTGATGGCCTAGAAGCTCGAGTGGATACAGTAGAAGCGCAACAGTTTTCTACAACCACCAAATTGAGTGCAACCGCAGTATTCTTGGGCCAATTTGGCGACTCTTCAAGCGCATTCGATATTTCTACTGACGGTAGAGATCCAGGTCTCGATCAGCTAGGCGATTCCCGTGCCAGTGCGATCGCTGCCGTCTACATGAGCTTTAATACGAGCTTCTCTGGAGACGATTTACTAGAGACAACTCTGTTCTTCGGTAATGGAGGAACGGATATTTTCACCGAGGCTTCCATTGGTGATACAACTTCAGCAAACGGCGTTGCTTCTCCGCTTACTGGTGATCGTCAGTTCCTGAACCCCAGTCAGAACTACTTTGCAGGTGTGGGTACTGAAGCTCTGCTCTATCGATTGGCCTACACTTTCAAACCGATTGAAGATTTGGCTGTCACGGTAGCCCCTTTGTTCTACCCCACAGATATTATTGATGGCAACAGCTTCACAAGTCCTTTCACGGGTTTCAGTACTTGGTTCTTTGTCAACAATCCTCTCATTACTCCCTTCGCCACTAACTTTACCGGTGGTGCTGGTGGTGGTTTTGACTTCAATCCTGGCGGTGGACCTCTTTCGTTTAGAGGTGCTTACACTGCGGTCAATGGATTCTCTGCAGTTCAAGTCGATAATGACGGCGGCCTATTTGGTGACCCTTATCAGGCAACAGCCGAAATTGAGTACGCAAACACTTTTGGCGCTATTGATGGTGCGATTCGTTTGCAGTATACAAACTCAGCCGTTAGCGAGATTGAGCAAGACGTCATTGGCGTTAATGCTGAGGCCAAGTTTGGCCGGTTTGGTATCTTCGGCCGCTATGGATTCTCCTTCGCCAATGCCAACGGCGAAACAACCCCAATTCCATTTGATACCGTTCAAAGAGGGGAGTTTGATGCCCAAACTTGGCAGGCAGGTATTGGCGTTGACGATCTCTTGATTCCTGGTTCTCAGTTGGCTGCTGCTGTGGGCATGCCGTTCATTAACAGCATTGATTCACCTGCTGCAGGTGTTAACGACGAAGAGCAGATAAACATCGAAATGTTTTATCGCTTCCCTGTTAATGACAACATTACGATTAGCCCGATTTTCTCGGCTATTCTTAACCCCAACAACAGCAGTGCTGAGTCAGACCTGTATCAAGGCTTGGTTCGGGTCGTGTTCTCTTTCTAG